A portion of the Actomonas aquatica genome contains these proteins:
- a CDS encoding DUF58 domain-containing protein produces the protein MIEPVHSPQPEGPQSSVVPGRRLLAGVAVVALYALLCAAWDELAGTWLLALGGWLLVALVDLAWSLQTVKTPELSVAEVVRFTKDRAGTLRVHLARREGTPDRLRFALALPGGFTDERDEVMLTLPEEAKSHVDWKATPAARGRFYGVRAACELRSCWGFWELRERRVLPCELRVYPDLLKERAVMAAMFLDRGQFGQKVTRTIGRGREFEKLREYQPGDGFDEIHWKATAKQGYPVTKVFQAERTQEIYVVLDTSRLSARPVQMDGITTTVLERYLTSALVLLQAAQRQGDRFGLVAYGSRVRAFLRAGNGAAHYGACREAVHTLQPVPETPDPAEIVRFLRTRLRRRALLFFLTDLSDPVLAEEFARHIGPLARQHLVMINQVRPPGVQPLFAGEAVTETAEVYQRLAGHLRWSELRKVSQLLRPQGATVAMMDDEALAGHLVTQYLEVKRRQAL, from the coding sequence ATGATTGAGCCCGTGCACAGTCCGCAACCGGAAGGCCCGCAGTCCAGTGTGGTGCCGGGGCGGCGCCTGCTCGCGGGCGTGGCGGTGGTGGCGTTGTATGCCTTGCTGTGTGCGGCGTGGGACGAGTTGGCGGGCACGTGGCTGTTGGCGCTGGGCGGCTGGCTGCTGGTCGCGTTGGTGGACCTGGCTTGGAGTCTGCAGACGGTGAAGACGCCGGAGCTGAGCGTGGCGGAGGTGGTGCGCTTCACCAAGGACCGGGCGGGCACGTTGCGGGTGCATCTGGCGCGGCGGGAGGGCACGCCGGATCGGCTGCGGTTTGCGTTGGCGCTGCCGGGCGGGTTTACGGACGAACGGGACGAAGTTATGCTGACCCTGCCGGAGGAGGCGAAGTCGCATGTCGACTGGAAGGCGACGCCGGCGGCGCGGGGACGTTTTTATGGTGTGCGGGCGGCGTGTGAGCTGCGGTCGTGCTGGGGCTTTTGGGAGCTGCGGGAACGGCGAGTGTTGCCGTGCGAGCTGCGGGTGTATCCGGACCTGTTGAAAGAGCGGGCGGTGATGGCGGCGATGTTCCTCGATCGCGGTCAGTTTGGACAGAAGGTGACGCGCACGATCGGGCGCGGGCGGGAGTTTGAGAAGCTGCGGGAGTATCAGCCCGGCGACGGTTTTGATGAGATCCACTGGAAAGCGACGGCGAAGCAGGGTTATCCGGTGACGAAGGTGTTTCAGGCGGAGCGCACGCAGGAGATTTATGTGGTGCTCGACACCTCGCGACTGAGTGCGCGGCCGGTGCAGATGGACGGCATCACGACGACGGTGTTGGAGCGTTACCTGACCTCGGCGCTGGTTTTGCTGCAGGCGGCGCAGCGGCAGGGGGATCGGTTCGGACTGGTGGCGTATGGGAGCCGCGTGCGGGCGTTTCTGCGGGCGGGTAATGGAGCGGCGCATTACGGGGCGTGTCGGGAGGCGGTGCACACGCTGCAGCCGGTGCCGGAGACGCCGGACCCGGCGGAGATCGTGCGGTTTCTGCGCACACGACTGAGGCGGCGGGCGTTGTTGTTTTTCCTGACGGACCTGAGTGATCCGGTGTTGGCGGAGGAATTTGCGCGGCACATTGGACCGCTGGCGCGGCAGCATCTGGTGATGATCAACCAGGTGCGTCCGCCGGGCGTGCAGCCGCTCTTCGCCGGCGAGGCCGTGACGGAGACGGCCGAAGTGTATCAGCGACTGGCGGGACATCTGCGCTGGTCGGAGTTGCGCAAGGTGAGTCAGTTGCTGCGGCCGCAGGGCGCGACGGTGGCGATGATGGATGACGAAGCGTTGGCGGGGCATTTGGTCACGCAGTATCTCGAAGTGAAACGGAGGCAGGCGCTGTGA
- a CDS encoding AAA family ATPase produces MSNPVLEKLVPTLNAARAEIAKVIIGQEAVIELALVTLLTRQHALLEGVPGVAKTLLVRTLAAVLGVPSGRVQFTPDLMPADITGTNVFNLKENAFTLIKGPVFTSFLLADEINRAPAKTQAALLQAMQEREVTIDRDTHRLDENFTVFATQNPADSEGTYPLPEAQKDRFMVKIQMDAPNREQELELAQRLLGQETPEKVLASGGVQPALAGGELAALREVLQSVTMREEVVTYAVDLVRATREHESVMVGAGPRATQALLLGGRAKAALAERDFVTPDDLRALAEPVLGHRLVLRPEFEIEGLTIDEVLERLLEQVPVPR; encoded by the coding sequence ATGTCGAATCCTGTTCTCGAAAAATTGGTTCCCACCCTCAACGCGGCCCGCGCCGAGATCGCCAAGGTGATCATCGGACAGGAGGCCGTCATCGAGCTGGCACTCGTCACCCTGCTCACGCGGCAGCACGCGCTGCTGGAAGGCGTGCCCGGCGTGGCCAAGACCCTGCTGGTGCGCACGCTCGCGGCGGTGCTCGGTGTGCCGAGCGGGCGCGTGCAGTTTACGCCCGACCTCATGCCGGCCGACATCACCGGCACCAACGTTTTTAACCTGAAGGAGAACGCCTTCACCCTGATCAAGGGCCCCGTGTTCACCTCGTTTCTGCTGGCCGACGAAATCAACCGCGCGCCGGCCAAGACGCAGGCGGCGCTGTTGCAGGCCATGCAGGAGCGCGAAGTCACGATTGATCGCGACACGCATCGGTTGGATGAAAACTTCACGGTCTTCGCGACGCAGAATCCGGCGGATTCCGAAGGCACCTATCCGCTGCCGGAAGCGCAGAAGGATCGCTTCATGGTGAAGATTCAGATGGATGCGCCCAACCGGGAGCAGGAGCTGGAACTGGCCCAACGTTTGCTCGGCCAGGAGACGCCCGAGAAGGTGTTGGCGAGTGGCGGCGTGCAACCCGCGCTGGCCGGTGGCGAACTCGCGGCGCTGCGCGAGGTGCTGCAGAGCGTGACGATGCGCGAAGAGGTGGTGACTTACGCGGTCGACCTGGTGCGGGCGACCCGCGAGCACGAAAGTGTGATGGTCGGCGCGGGACCGCGCGCGACGCAGGCGTTGCTGTTGGGCGGTCGGGCCAAGGCGGCGTTGGCCGAGCGCGACTTTGTGACGCCGGACGACCTGCGGGCGCTGGCCGAGCCGGTGCTGGGGCATCGTCTGGTGCTGCGGCCGGAGTTTGAAATCGAAGGCCTGACGATCGACGAAGTGCTGGAGCGCCTGCTGGAACAGGTGCCGGTGCCGCGGTGA
- a CDS encoding RDD family protein — translation MTGAAPVARMAEMRLRTPEGVSFSLRLASPLLRMVALLIDWGVVTVAWGLVAIVMGLLELLAGDFARGATVVLYFLLSQGYRVFTEWAWRGQTLGKRLMKLRVVDARGLRLTLSQVLLRNILRFVDALPGAYAVGGVAALLSARGQRLGDLVAGTLVVWEQTEPSPDLGLLGDNKYNSLRGHAPVVARLRQAVSAKEARVAWQALRRREQLEDRARLALFGELAAHFRAVTKFPPETVDGLSDEQFVRNVVDVLLVK, via the coding sequence ATGACGGGGGCGGCGCCGGTGGCACGGATGGCGGAGATGCGCTTGCGCACGCCGGAAGGCGTGTCGTTCTCGCTGCGGCTGGCGAGTCCGCTGCTGCGCATGGTGGCGCTGTTGATCGACTGGGGCGTGGTGACGGTGGCGTGGGGACTGGTGGCGATCGTGATGGGGCTGCTGGAGCTGTTGGCCGGAGACTTCGCGCGGGGGGCGACGGTGGTGCTGTATTTTCTGCTCTCGCAAGGCTACCGCGTGTTCACCGAGTGGGCGTGGCGCGGGCAGACGCTGGGCAAGCGGCTGATGAAGCTGCGGGTGGTGGACGCGCGGGGGCTGCGGCTCACGCTGTCGCAGGTGCTGTTGCGCAACATCCTGCGGTTTGTGGACGCGTTGCCCGGCGCGTATGCGGTCGGCGGTGTGGCGGCGTTGCTTTCGGCGCGCGGGCAGCGGTTGGGGGATTTGGTGGCGGGCACGCTGGTGGTGTGGGAGCAGACGGAGCCGAGTCCGGATCTGGGGCTGTTGGGCGACAACAAATACAACTCCCTGCGCGGACATGCACCGGTGGTGGCGCGACTGCGGCAGGCGGTGTCGGCCAAGGAAGCGCGGGTGGCGTGGCAGGCGCTGCGGCGGCGGGAGCAGTTGGAGGACCGGGCGCGCCTGGCGCTGTTTGGCGAGCTGGCGGCGCATTTTCGGGCCGTGACCAAGTTCCCGCCGGAAACGGTGGATGGACTTTCGGACGAACAATTTGTGCGAAACGTGGTCGACGTATTGCTCGTGAAATGA
- a CDS encoding RNA polymerase sigma factor, which yields MNPTGNDEHAGSWIDEAVREHQAPLVRYATRLVGGDEERARDVVQDTFVRLLKQPPEQVNGHVVEWLYTVCRNRAMDVLRKEGRMRAFAEGEVEKVTTGEARPGRDLEAEERREAVLAMIDQLPANQQEVIRLKFQNGFSYKEISRITELSVSNVGFLIHTAVKKLRQEMAMQRP from the coding sequence ATGAACCCGACCGGAAACGATGAACACGCAGGATCTTGGATCGATGAGGCGGTGCGCGAGCACCAGGCGCCGCTGGTGCGTTATGCGACGCGGCTGGTGGGCGGTGATGAAGAACGGGCCCGCGATGTGGTGCAGGACACCTTTGTGCGATTGCTCAAGCAACCGCCGGAGCAGGTCAACGGCCACGTCGTCGAATGGCTCTACACCGTCTGTCGCAACCGCGCGATGGACGTCCTCCGCAAGGAGGGCCGCATGAGGGCGTTTGCGGAAGGCGAGGTGGAGAAAGTGACGACCGGCGAAGCGCGGCCGGGGCGTGACCTGGAGGCGGAGGAACGGCGCGAGGCGGTGCTGGCGATGATCGACCAGTTGCCGGCCAACCAACAGGAGGTCATCCGGCTGAAGTTTCAGAACGGATTCAGTTACAAGGAAATCAGCCGTATCACCGAACTCTCGGTGAGCAACGTGGGTTTTCTGATCCACACGGCGGTGAAAAAGCTGCGGCAGGAGATGGCGATGCAACGCCCCTGA
- a CDS encoding stage II sporulation protein M has product MDLDKFIAAERPGWLRLDEMLARRAEDPWAEMTLEEARELERLYLRASADLARLSTLAAEPDVQRYLERLVARGYAEVHGGEVRRERFQVWRWLRVTLPQAWRRQRKAFGLALALMLVGAAFGGAAVAFDPEAKPVIMPFSHLLGDPSERVAEEEAQSRSPSGHHSTFAGQLMTHNTQVTLTALALGLTWGVGTLVLMFYNGVILGAVVVDYVLAGETTFLLGWLLPHGSIELPAILVGGQAGFVLAGALLGRGQRQRLADRLRAVAGDVVTLAVGAALMLVWAGIVESFISQYHEPVLPYWLKITMGLLELTALIAYLGWSGRGAERALPKGGRR; this is encoded by the coding sequence GTGGATCTGGACAAATTCATCGCGGCGGAGCGGCCCGGCTGGTTGCGGCTGGACGAGATGCTGGCGCGGCGGGCGGAGGATCCGTGGGCGGAGATGACGCTGGAGGAGGCGCGGGAGTTGGAGCGGCTCTACCTGCGGGCGTCGGCCGATCTGGCGCGACTGTCGACCCTGGCGGCGGAGCCGGACGTGCAGCGGTATCTGGAGCGGCTGGTGGCGCGCGGGTATGCGGAAGTGCACGGCGGCGAAGTGCGGCGGGAGCGTTTTCAGGTTTGGCGCTGGCTGCGGGTGACGCTGCCGCAGGCGTGGCGTCGGCAACGCAAAGCCTTTGGGTTGGCCTTGGCGCTGATGCTGGTGGGCGCGGCGTTTGGGGGCGCGGCGGTGGCGTTTGATCCGGAGGCCAAGCCCGTGATCATGCCGTTTTCGCATCTGCTGGGGGATCCCTCGGAGCGGGTGGCGGAGGAGGAGGCGCAGAGCCGCTCGCCGAGTGGGCACCATTCGACCTTTGCCGGACAGTTGATGACCCACAACACGCAGGTGACGCTGACCGCGCTGGCGCTCGGCCTGACCTGGGGTGTGGGCACGCTGGTGCTGATGTTCTACAACGGCGTGATCCTGGGCGCGGTGGTGGTGGACTACGTGTTGGCGGGTGAAACGACGTTTTTGCTCGGCTGGTTGTTGCCGCACGGATCGATCGAGTTGCCGGCCATCCTGGTGGGCGGGCAGGCGGGGTTCGTATTGGCCGGAGCACTACTGGGACGCGGGCAACGCCAGCGGTTGGCCGATCGTCTGCGCGCGGTGGCGGGGGACGTGGTGACGTTGGCGGTGGGCGCGGCGTTGATGTTGGTGTGGGCGGGCATCGTGGAGTCGTTCATCTCCCAATATCACGAGCCGGTGTTGCCGTATTGGCTGAAAATCACGATGGGCCTGCTGGAGCTGACGGCGTTGATCGCCTACCTCGGTTGGAGTGGGCGCGGTGCGGAGCGGGCGTTGCCGAAAGGAGGGCGGCGATGA
- a CDS encoding DUF4339 domain-containing protein produces MPTNPQPVNSMQWYYALNGQRVGPVSPQDFAQAVADGTVTGETLVWHEGIPAWVPWQTISATTTLPAVGAEGAGSDLPPALGAPEATSAGAGAAAEAWTRAEFVRRLRENGFAFSLGEGIGRIWKTMTDGYWLGLGVVVVVALLTIVAGMLPVIGLLANILVAPQLTAGAMWFFLQRTRGESPAFESVFDGFRLRFVPLLLLGLIQFAASFLIVGLMILIMLPFGLSLDALQDNEAMAAMMSGGLVLTLMGFGFVISIVAARFMLAHVIVMDQPAMNVIDALLLSWRITGMRFWSLLAICVLVIVVTFIGFLPFIVGWIFLLPLVPAAVARVYEDARLSAAGTPAE; encoded by the coding sequence ATGCCGACGAACCCTCAACCAGTGAACAGCATGCAATGGTATTACGCTCTGAACGGCCAACGGGTTGGCCCGGTTTCCCCTCAAGACTTTGCCCAGGCCGTGGCCGACGGCACGGTGACCGGCGAGACCTTGGTCTGGCACGAAGGGATTCCGGCGTGGGTGCCGTGGCAGACGATCTCCGCAACGACGACGCTACCGGCGGTGGGCGCGGAAGGCGCGGGGAGCGACCTGCCGCCGGCCTTGGGCGCGCCGGAAGCGACGTCGGCAGGAGCAGGAGCCGCGGCGGAGGCTTGGACGCGGGCTGAGTTTGTGCGGCGCCTGCGGGAGAACGGCTTCGCCTTCAGCCTGGGCGAAGGGATCGGCCGTATTTGGAAAACCATGACGGACGGGTATTGGCTGGGACTGGGCGTGGTGGTGGTCGTGGCCCTGCTCACGATCGTGGCGGGGATGCTGCCGGTGATCGGCCTGCTCGCGAATATTCTGGTGGCGCCGCAGCTGACGGCCGGTGCGATGTGGTTTTTCCTGCAGCGCACGCGAGGGGAGAGTCCGGCGTTTGAGTCGGTGTTTGATGGCTTCCGGCTGCGTTTCGTGCCGCTGCTATTGCTCGGGCTGATTCAGTTTGCGGCCAGTTTCCTCATCGTCGGCCTGATGATCCTGATCATGCTCCCGTTCGGCCTGAGTCTGGATGCGCTGCAGGATAACGAGGCGATGGCGGCGATGATGAGTGGTGGGCTCGTGCTGACCTTGATGGGATTTGGCTTTGTGATCTCGATCGTGGCGGCCCGTTTCATGTTGGCCCACGTCATTGTGATGGACCAACCCGCTATGAACGTGATCGACGCTCTGTTGCTCAGCTGGCGAATCACCGGCATGCGATTCTGGTCGTTGTTGGCGATCTGCGTGCTCGTGATCGTCGTCACCTTTATCGGCTTTTTGCCCTTCATTGTGGGCTGGATCTTCCTGTTGCCGCTGGTGCCGGCGGCGGTGGCGCGGGTTTACGAAGACGCGCGTTTGTCGGCTGCGGGCACGCCGGCAGAATAA
- a CDS encoding RDD family protein produces the protein MDWFYAINNNRQGPVNPETLARLVSDGTITAETLVWRQGMAKWEPYGEVAAAEGLDVPGQGVDPDSAICAVDGKRYPKREMVEYEGRWISAGNRDVFFQRLREGVPLDTGSIVPGPYGYANFGRRFVAKLLDGFIVYVLNTVLQMLTMPLFASSFMRDPEAIFTYSIIIQLIGIVVGLSYGILFIRKFDATPGKLALGLKVLRANGDKLSIGRIIGRYFSEWLSGLILAIGYLMAAWDDEQRTLHDRICDTRVIKARA, from the coding sequence ATGGACTGGTTCTACGCGATCAACAACAACCGGCAGGGACCGGTGAATCCGGAAACACTCGCACGTCTCGTCAGCGACGGCACGATCACCGCGGAGACCTTGGTCTGGCGGCAGGGCATGGCGAAATGGGAACCCTATGGCGAGGTCGCGGCGGCCGAGGGACTCGATGTGCCGGGGCAGGGCGTGGACCCGGACTCGGCGATCTGCGCGGTCGACGGCAAACGTTATCCCAAGCGGGAGATGGTGGAGTATGAGGGGCGCTGGATCAGCGCCGGCAACCGCGATGTATTCTTTCAACGACTACGTGAGGGGGTGCCGCTCGATACCGGCAGCATCGTGCCGGGGCCGTATGGTTACGCGAACTTTGGCCGCCGCTTTGTAGCCAAGCTGCTTGATGGTTTCATCGTCTACGTCCTCAACACGGTGTTGCAGATGCTGACGATGCCGCTCTTCGCCTCCTCATTCATGCGGGATCCGGAGGCGATCTTCACTTACTCGATCATCATCCAGCTCATCGGTATCGTGGTCGGTCTGTCCTACGGCATTCTCTTTATCCGCAAGTTTGACGCCACGCCGGGCAAACTGGCTCTGGGCCTCAAGGTCCTCCGGGCGAATGGCGACAAGCTCTCCATAGGGCGCATCATTGGACGTTACTTCTCTGAATGGCTGAGCGGTCTGATCCTCGCGATCGGTTACCTCATGGCCGCGTGGGATGACGAACAACGCACCCTGCATGACCGCATTTGCGACACCCGCGTGATCAAGGCGCGCGCCTAA
- a CDS encoding peptide ABC transporter substrate-binding protein, with translation MRPRFAAAPLTLLSALLLLLLMAVGCAPRESAVEVGNREGVLHLAISDEPETLDPHLAIAFSDMQVITALFEGLTALDANTSRIVPGAAESWETSTDGLTWTFHLREGLQWSDGTPLDAQTFRDSFVRALAPSIGSEYAYVLFPIKNAERFAAGEIPDFVAVGVKVVDPLTLRIELEHPTPALPAILTLPVAYPVPLHVLRQLGGTINLSNPWARAGTLIGNGPFQLTEWSPDQHLRAERNPHFRTADAVALNAVVFHPYANVTAQENAFRAGQLHITSGLPLTKIKAYQTDAPELLRLDPFFQTAFMRFNTTRPPLDNPRVRRALALAIDRDALADHVLTGGERAAPRLTPPNTNGYTAETPLRYDPDEARRLLAAAGYPKGDGLRPLEVITRPREIDRLVLEAIQQMWQRELGLRTEIAVKEQRVWLSDERALNYDISNAAWIGDYLDPETFLALFITDGGNNATGWSDAAYDDALARAARAPDEATRLAAYQEAETRLLTELPMVPLYHGTQPFLIRPEVRGWTANPLSFRRYQDLSLEPSAATELNLP, from the coding sequence ATGCGCCCTCGCTTCGCCGCCGCCCCGCTCACGCTTTTGTCCGCTTTGCTGCTCCTGCTCCTCATGGCCGTAGGCTGCGCGCCGCGTGAGTCCGCCGTCGAGGTCGGCAACCGCGAGGGCGTGCTGCATCTCGCCATCTCCGACGAACCCGAGACCCTCGACCCGCACCTCGCCATCGCCTTCAGCGACATGCAGGTCATCACCGCCTTGTTCGAAGGCCTCACCGCTCTCGATGCCAACACCTCCCGCATCGTGCCCGGTGCGGCCGAGTCTTGGGAAACTTCGACCGACGGACTCACATGGACCTTCCACCTGCGCGAGGGTTTGCAGTGGTCCGACGGCACACCCCTCGACGCCCAGACCTTTCGCGACTCCTTCGTGCGCGCCCTCGCCCCCTCCATCGGCTCCGAATACGCCTACGTCCTCTTCCCCATCAAAAACGCCGAACGTTTCGCCGCCGGCGAGATACCCGACTTCGTCGCGGTGGGCGTGAAGGTCGTCGATCCGCTCACGCTCCGCATCGAGCTCGAACATCCCACGCCCGCCCTGCCGGCCATCCTGACCCTACCCGTCGCCTACCCCGTGCCGCTGCATGTGCTCCGCCAACTCGGCGGCACCATCAACCTCAGCAACCCCTGGGCCCGCGCCGGCACCCTCATCGGCAACGGTCCCTTCCAACTCACCGAGTGGTCGCCCGATCAACACCTGCGCGCCGAGCGCAACCCGCACTTCCGCACCGCCGACGCCGTCGCCCTCAACGCCGTCGTTTTTCACCCCTACGCCAACGTCACCGCTCAGGAAAACGCCTTCCGCGCCGGTCAACTCCACATCACCTCCGGCCTGCCCCTCACCAAAATCAAGGCCTACCAGACCGACGCCCCGGAGCTCCTGCGCCTCGACCCGTTTTTCCAGACCGCCTTCATGCGGTTCAACACCACCCGCCCGCCGCTCGATAACCCGCGCGTGCGTCGCGCGCTCGCCCTCGCCATCGATCGCGACGCCCTCGCCGACCACGTGCTCACCGGCGGCGAACGCGCCGCCCCCCGTCTCACGCCCCCGAATACCAACGGCTACACTGCCGAGACGCCGTTGCGCTACGATCCCGACGAAGCCCGCCGCCTCCTCGCCGCCGCGGGTTACCCCAAAGGCGACGGCCTGCGCCCCCTCGAAGTCATTACCCGCCCGCGCGAAATCGACCGCCTCGTCCTCGAAGCCATCCAACAGATGTGGCAGCGCGAGCTCGGCCTGCGCACCGAGATCGCCGTGAAAGAGCAACGCGTGTGGCTCAGCGACGAGCGTGCCCTCAACTACGACATCTCCAACGCCGCCTGGATCGGTGACTACCTCGACCCCGAGACCTTCCTCGCCCTCTTCATCACCGACGGCGGCAACAACGCCACCGGCTGGAGCGACGCCGCCTACGACGACGCCCTCGCCCGCGCCGCTCGCGCCCCCGACGAAGCCACGCGCCTCGCCGCCTATCAGGAGGCCGAGACTCGCCTCCTCACCGAGCTGCCGATGGTCCCGCTCTATCACGGCACCCAACCCTTCCTCATTCGCCCGGAAGTCCGCGGTTGGACTGCCAACCCCCTCAGCTTCCGTCGCTATCAGGACCTGAGCCTCGAACCGTCCGCCGCCACCGAGCTCAACTTACCCTGA
- a CDS encoding circularly permuted type 2 ATP-grasp protein, translating into MSDLFANYDTGPFYDEMFTDAGEPRPHYQNLFDRYARLNGMGELAQRQKTADKTFKRRGVTFTVYSDKAGTEKIFPFDLIPRIIAADEWRHLVRGLTQRMIALDQFLYDIYHDQHIVKEGIVPRELVESCAHFRRELVGVNLPLNRHVHINGTDLVRDQHGTYRVLEDNLRTPSGVSYVLENRQVMKRVFPNLLRKYGVRPVSNYPSDLLNLLTSLAPDIEEPTVVLLTPGVYNSAYFEHAFLARQMGIDIVEGNDLVVQDDKVYMKRTHGLKRVHVIYRRIDDDFLDPTVFRKDSLLGVPGLFEAYRKGNVALTNPIGTGISDDKAIYYYVPDMIRFYLQEDPVLPNVDTFLTSDSKDRAYVLENLPDLVVKSVNEAGGYGMLVGPKSTREQIEEFRAKIIAHPRNFIAQPTLGLSRCPTVCNNGKAIEGRHLDLRPYILYGDKVRIMSGGLTRVALTKGSLVVNSSQGGGSKDTWVLADTEAETPPTTETGRERIAI; encoded by the coding sequence ATGTCCGATCTCTTCGCCAACTACGACACTGGCCCCTTCTACGACGAAATGTTCACCGACGCCGGTGAACCCCGCCCGCACTACCAAAACCTCTTCGACCGCTACGCCCGCCTTAACGGCATGGGTGAACTCGCCCAGCGGCAGAAGACCGCCGACAAGACCTTCAAGCGCCGCGGCGTCACGTTCACCGTCTACTCCGACAAGGCCGGCACCGAGAAGATTTTCCCCTTCGATCTGATCCCGCGCATCATCGCCGCCGACGAGTGGCGCCACCTCGTGCGCGGCCTCACCCAGCGCATGATCGCGCTCGATCAGTTCCTCTACGACATCTACCACGACCAACACATCGTGAAGGAGGGCATCGTCCCGCGTGAGTTGGTCGAGAGCTGCGCCCACTTCCGCCGCGAACTCGTCGGCGTCAACCTGCCGCTCAACCGCCACGTGCACATCAACGGCACCGACCTCGTGCGCGACCAACACGGCACCTACCGTGTGCTCGAAGACAACCTGCGCACTCCCTCCGGCGTCAGCTACGTGCTCGAAAACCGCCAGGTCATGAAGCGCGTCTTCCCCAACCTGCTGCGCAAATACGGCGTGCGTCCGGTCTCCAACTACCCGTCAGACCTGCTTAACCTCCTCACCTCCCTCGCCCCCGACATCGAGGAGCCCACCGTCGTCCTGCTCACCCCCGGCGTCTACAACTCCGCCTACTTCGAACACGCCTTCCTCGCCCGCCAGATGGGCATCGATATCGTCGAGGGCAACGACCTCGTCGTCCAGGACGACAAGGTCTATATGAAGCGCACCCACGGCCTCAAGCGGGTGCACGTCATCTACCGCCGCATCGACGACGACTTCCTCGACCCGACCGTCTTCCGCAAGGACTCCCTCCTCGGCGTTCCCGGCCTCTTCGAAGCCTACCGCAAGGGCAACGTCGCCCTCACCAACCCCATCGGCACCGGCATCTCCGACGACAAGGCGATCTATTATTACGTGCCGGATATGATCCGCTTCTACCTGCAGGAAGACCCCGTCCTCCCCAACGTCGACACCTTCCTCACCTCCGATTCCAAGGACCGCGCCTACGTGCTCGAAAACCTCCCCGACCTCGTCGTCAAAAGCGTCAACGAGGCCGGCGGTTACGGCATGCTCGTCGGCCCCAAATCCACCCGCGAGCAGATCGAGGAGTTCCGCGCCAAGATCATCGCCCACCCGCGCAACTTCATCGCGCAACCCACCCTCGGCCTCTCCCGCTGCCCCACCGTTTGCAACAACGGCAAGGCCATCGAGGGCCGCCACCTCGACCTGCGTCCCTACATCCTCTACGGCGACAAGGTTCGCATCATGTCCGGCGGCCTCACCCGCGTCGCCCTCACCAAGGGCTCCCTCGTCGTCAACTCCTCCCAAGGCGGCGGCTCCAAGGACACCTGGGTCCTCGCCGACACCGAGGCCGAGACGCCACCCACCACCGAAACCGGCCGCGAACGCATCGCCATCTGA
- a CDS encoding B-box zinc finger protein: MNVPPLPKTDGAEPASPTRAAPVQKRRCMRHAQREAVAKCLGCGGALCRECVSTHGGKIYCAPCRGKLLAAEAEAGKPRRRFGPVVRRWVLSGLAFLLAWTVFLLIGRFAVSIPPTTHDATLWDHWQEGGP; this comes from the coding sequence ATGAACGTTCCGCCCCTGCCGAAGACGGACGGCGCTGAGCCGGCCAGCCCGACGCGGGCGGCGCCGGTGCAAAAGCGACGTTGCATGCGCCACGCCCAACGTGAGGCGGTGGCGAAGTGTCTCGGCTGCGGCGGAGCCTTGTGTCGGGAGTGCGTCTCCACCCACGGCGGCAAAATTTATTGTGCGCCCTGTCGCGGCAAACTTCTCGCGGCGGAAGCGGAGGCGGGCAAACCGCGGCGACGTTTCGGGCCGGTGGTGCGACGCTGGGTGCTGTCGGGCCTAGCATTTCTCTTGGCCTGGACGGTGTTTTTGTTGATCGGGCGATTTGCGGTGAGCATTCCGCCGACGACCCATGACGCGACGTTGTGGGACCACTGGCAGGAGGGCGGACCATGA